tacacacaaacacagagaaacacacaggtCAGGTGGAGGTATTTTGTAACATCCTCACTAATTATTAGAATCATGTGACTTTAATCTCTGTATCATCAGCTGTGtttattgatttgtttgtttgtagatATTTGTGTCAACAGCAGctcagaaaatggaaataagGCAAATGCTGACCTAGAAAAAAGCAGCACGATGTCCTCTGAAGGTTGACTCAGGAGCTCATTTCTCTTGGACTCTGCTGGGACCCGATTACAGGATCACAGAGAACTAATGCTCCAACAAAGCTCAGTCCCTGAAagtggctgcagctggaatgGCTCGGGTTGTGGGCTTGTGGATGTCGCTCAGGCACTTGATCCATCACGACCTGAAGCGAGATGCTGTGTGTTGCTGGATCGGGCCTCCTCCCCCTGTGTGATCCGCAGGCAGCAAGTAGACGGGAAGGCGCTCTCCTCCATCCCTGATCCAGATGGATCCAGACCTGCCAGCCTCTGAAGCAGACCTTGACCCGGTCTTAATCTTTCAGTTAGATTTCTAAAGCAACGAGCTGAATAAGAGCAGACATTAACAGCTACATTTTCGCTGCTGATGAAGTTTTCCAAAAAATATTTTCGTGTTTCAAgtgattgataaaaaaaaaagttttaaataaTAGCGACATTCCATTTTCATGGGTTAATTGTTGGAGTCTTGTCTGTGACACCAACATGGGTCTCATTAATCAGCCCCAGCTCCACATTGCCCCCCTTCCGTCCTGCTCCAGCGCCAGGAGGGGCGGTTAGCATACATGCTGCCGGCAACAGAGGCCTCCCTGCGGGGTGAACAGAAGCAAACACTCCGCTGACTGCGCCTGGACAGCCAGGACGGCATTTCATTATGGAACAATACGGGATAGTGCGagcatgaagaggaggaagagaacggCTGTAGACCTGTCAGTTGCTCCCACAGCCAGGGATCAGTCGCAGTAATCACCATTTAGCATTTCTGGATCGGCCACAGATGTTGAAGGGTGCAAAATGTCGCGCAGCAACACAGACCTGGTATCAACAACGAGAATCGGTCCTTCGCAATAGTTCTCGTTTTAAATCGCGGACCGCAAAATGACAAGAAACGCTTCACGGTCACTCGAAACTGCATCAAATGTTGGCGTAAAAGGGAATAAAATGGCCTAGAGACGAGCAAATTCCATACACGCTTTATGACATAATTTTAAACATGGTTACAAATATTTGTAGGACGTATCTACTCAATCTCAtttaataaagtgtttttttttactccaaaAGTGATTgtattctaataataataataagaagaagaagaataaagtgattgattttttttttaaagcctgtcCAATGattattcatattttaaatataaataaatataaatattaaatagCAACGTTGAATTTTAACGGTTCAGTTTTGGAGTCTTGTCTGCGGCACCAACATGGGTCTCGCTTATTCTGATTATcgttattattgctgtttttgctCACCCCACAGTCCCAAACATCGGTGTAATTAGTTGTATCTCAGAAAATATTTTAGTCTTTGAGACAACCTCAGTCCTGCTGAGGAAAAAACTCCCGAAAGGTGCAACTTGGCAATTTCACTTTCCTGCAAACAGACGGATCCTTCAAGCTCAAATGCTACAAAATGACGTGACACCTAATAATCGCACTTGGTCTTCGTCCCCGAGGCTGCTGCTCGGCCTGGACCCACCGAGAACATGGACCAGCCTGGCCGCATCCCCAGCAGCCGGGGAGGCCCGGATGGCGAGCAGCGTGTTGAGAGTGTCAtcaatgtattattattattatcattgttgttgttgttattattattattgttgttgttgttagtagtagtagtagaattAGTTTCGAATAAACTCtggatttgcatttttatgtgtgtgtgttaaattcGATACTCAACAGGTCGACTAATGAAATGGTGACGGAAGGTTTTATGTtagtaataaatatatttacgTTCTGTAGTTTtacatctttttatttttatttttttttcaaaaaaaagtttttttgtttttttaaaaatcacgtTTCCTAGTGAGAAAATAAAAGACGttatttgttttctgtcctcccgtcATCACCTGCTCACTCCAGAATTCCACCAAATACGCGAGTAGAAATAAAGGCCACGCACGGAAGTGTGCGTGGGATCTCCCGCATGGATTCAGATGTGGGCATcgccgcggggggggggacgttagatgtgcaggacaggagACATTTCATGTCCCCGCTCGGAATCAGCGTCGGTTTTCCGGCCGAGCTCTGGGAGCAACAAAGACGAGCGCGACACGATGCGCTTTCATGAATGCTttaatgttcctcttttttctgcacAGAAACACCGGAAGTTAAAATCCACTTTCTCTCCTTTGTACATACTCCATCCGCCTTTTCTCAACCCACAGCACcacatttacaacatttaaTGTCCATAAAAATGTCACCTATAATATTACGATATATCCACACATGCCCCCCGTCACGTGACGTGCGTATacttacaaaaagaaaaatagaaccttaaattaaatataaatagtGGCCACAGAATCAATAATAAAATGTAGATTATGTACAAGTGTGCAACATGGCGACAGAGTTTGATCCCACCGAGTCcagctgccccccacccccggccGTGGCCCGCCCGTCTGCGGGTTATCAGCTGTCCGAGTCCGCGTCGCTTTTTCCCTCCGCACTTTTCTCGGCCGAGTTCCATTTCTGCGACTTCTCCGACTCCTCTGAAGAGGAGCGCTTCTGCCTCCTCCACTTGGCGCGTCTGTTCTTGAACCAAACCTACAcgtgaatttaaaaaagaagaagagcctcatcatcattttctcttcttccatcagCCTCTTTTATCCCTGCGGCTgtttctttattattactgttcaTTTTaagttcatttttattattgctgCAAATGTGAGAAGACGAAATAATAAAAGCTTTTGAAATTCATTTCACACACCgcttcatttaaaaatcaaattttgGATCCGATTTCCGAGGACAGTTTTCCGCAGCTTTACTTGACTCATCTTGATTCTGaagataacaataataataaaattatcgtctttatttttatttttgttgttctttttcttcttattattattattactttagCCGTTCCAATGTGTCGAAAGGTGCATGTGTAAATTGATCTAATCCTTCAGACGTGAACGGGTttactgttgttattagtaAGAGTTTTTGGGACGCGTTTGGATTTATCTTCTAACAAAATCTGAGATgtaaaaaggaaagagaaactcacctccactttctcctctcgCAGGTGGACTTTGCGGGCCAGTTGTTCGCGGGTTCCGACGTCGGGGTATTTGGTCTCCTGGAAGAGGCcctccagagcctccagctGCTCGTCGGTGAAGATGGTTCGGTGCCGCCGCTTCCTGCGGCAGTGCAGCTggttgaggagctgcagctcggTGCGTGTGAGACTGCCCATGTTCATGTAGGACATCATCTGATGCGGGACGGGAGACAGCAGCACCGAGCCGGCGCTGTCGTAGCCTGCGGGAGTTGGAGACACCGGggagggaaaggagggagggggggaggtggaCACTGGCTCTCAGAGAAACTACCAAAAATGAGGCCGGTGGCGTCACACGAAGCAAAAGTTTGACAGAAGCGCGTTGAAAACGCACGTTTGTCGCCGCCGTCGTGTGAAAGCGGGACAGGACGGAACTTCGGATCAGCGTTCATTTGTCTTTTCCGACGCGAGTGTATACGATTGTTCACATCTATGTAAAGCTGTAAAAGTGCATCACGTTTAAGGATATAAAACCTTTCCCTGCTCTaatgtgaccgtgtgtgtgtcctacctGCCGGGATGCAGGGGCACTGCTGCGGGCTCAGGCTGGGCACGGACACGCAGCAGGGCGCTCCTCCTCCGCTGGCCTGGACGTGCAGCTGTCCGTAGTAGTAGCCGTTATATCCTATCCTGGTTCCGCCGCTCACTGGCTGGATCCCTGTGGGAGAGGGCCCGCATGTGGCCGAATATAGTCCACTGTAGTCGGTGTAGAGAGATTCCGAGAGGCCGGCGGGTAGAACCGCCGGGCCGCTCCGGTGTAGCAGCAGCGGCTCCTTGCAGCTCGGCCGGCCGGACAGGATGCTGTCGATGCTGAACATCCCGGAGGGCATCACGAAGCGAAAAAGGCTGATAATAAAAGTTTTTTTGGACTGGATACAAACGTCCCGTGTTGAGGACCAACTCACTCAAAAGTGCGTCATGGTCGCTGAGACgtcgctttttttttctttttttcctgcttgcCCGACTCCGTCAACTGACTTCGAGGATGCGGATGGATTTTTTTACTGGTTCCAGTCGAGTTGAAGGGCTGCGTTTTATTGGCCGCTGACGTCACGACGGAGCGCCTGCTCTGGGGTCTGCACGGACGCCCTCGAAGCTGTGTATTGAGAATTAATTCAATTAAGATAATCCTCACTGTTTGCATACTTTTTAAAAGTTCGGTTGCAGGGCCACAGAGGGTCTTCCCCGCAGATTAATCCGATTATTGCCTTGTCAGAGACCACTCGATAATCTATGGAAGACATTAACATCAGTGTTTACCAAGGAGCCTTCATAAAGTTCGTCAACATCCCAACGGCGGACTTCCTGCGGCCTGAACAGGAGCTTTATTAATATTGCTGCTTAGGAGCCCACACCCGTTTATTAAACACCCGCTGagctgagccaaagcagcccgACACTGTCCACCAGCACTGGATGGGGGGGAGGACTGGGTGTAAGTGAACAGAGACCGAGGCTAAAGTCTCCTTCTCTGTAAATCAATGTGGACTAGTTGCTGTTCCAGACCAACtttccattttcttcacatCTTCCTCCGCTCGCTTCTCCGCAGGTCGCAGATTAGTGCGCTTCCTGCGGACCCCCCGGCACCGCCACAATGGCCAACATCTCCCCCCCGACAGCGATAAGATAACGGCCCGTTATCACCTCAATTCAGCGCCGTGAAGAAGGAACTTATTGCGTATTTACACCGCTAATCAACATGACGGAGGGGGGACGCTGGAGGAACGTGGATTCTCAGTTCAGACCTTAATGGGACTCGCTGATTGCATTTATCTCTCGATGGGGTGTTAACGGCCGCTCAGGCCCGGCTGACTGGTGCGGTTGTGATTTGGACATGCAGAGATTAGCCGGAGGAAATGATGATATGCGGCCT
Above is a genomic segment from Takifugu rubripes chromosome 2, fTakRub1.2, whole genome shotgun sequence containing:
- the LOC101076325 gene encoding homeobox protein goosecoid-like, producing the protein MPSGMFSIDSILSGRPSCKEPLLLHRSGPAVLPAGLSESLYTDYSGLYSATCGPSPTGIQPVSGGTRIGYNGYYYGQLHVQASGGGAPCCVSVPSLSPQQCPCIPAGYDSAGSVLLSPVPHQMMSYMNMGSLTRTELQLLNQLHCRRKRRHRTIFTDEQLEALEGLFQETKYPDVGTREQLARKVHLREEKVEVWFKNRRAKWRRQKRSSSEESEKSQKWNSAEKSAEGKSDADSDS